One stretch of Siphonobacter curvatus DNA includes these proteins:
- a CDS encoding serine hydrolase domain-containing protein — MKKYYLTLLLATSLFSSNAQSLYEPAVFTDAQRLGKIRQALPAVEKLVEEEFKKNKFPGLAYGIIVDGELLHTKSFGYTDIARKTPASEKSLFRIASMSKSVTAMAILKLRDEGKLRLDDPVQQYIPELKKTPALTVDAPLITIRHLLTHAAGFPEDNPWGDRQLAISDMTFLKMLNKGVSLSNPPGIAYEYSNMGFAMLGRIITVVSKMPYQTYIDQNIFKPLGMTQTFWEYAKVPADLLAHGYRWENEKWSEEKLLHDGAYGAMGGLITSIEDFSKYMAFHQAAWPPRSEAGSGPISRSSVREMHQPANFASLVTNTKADGKPYSIATAYAYGLRWTKDSDDIMTVGHSGGLPGFGSNWRILPEYGIGVVSYMNLTYANANALNTKIIDLLRVQADFHKRQLPVSKVLAQRKEEIIKVLRDWNRANQYPIFAENFFPDHSQAIRKKASDELFARIGKIVRVGELVPENQLRGAFIMEGEKGKVQVYFTLSPEKPALIQQLDLREIQ; from the coding sequence ATGAAAAAATACTACCTGACCCTCTTGCTGGCGACTTCGCTTTTCTCGTCGAACGCCCAAAGCCTCTACGAACCCGCCGTATTTACCGATGCCCAGCGTTTGGGAAAAATCCGGCAGGCCCTCCCCGCCGTTGAAAAACTGGTGGAAGAAGAATTCAAGAAAAATAAATTTCCGGGGCTGGCTTACGGCATCATCGTGGACGGGGAACTCCTGCATACCAAAAGTTTTGGGTATACCGACATCGCCCGCAAGACGCCCGCCAGCGAAAAATCGCTCTTCCGGATTGCGTCCATGAGCAAGAGTGTAACCGCGATGGCGATTCTCAAGCTACGCGATGAAGGCAAACTTCGCCTCGACGATCCCGTGCAACAGTACATTCCGGAACTCAAGAAAACCCCGGCTCTGACGGTTGATGCCCCGCTCATTACCATTCGGCATCTGCTGACGCACGCGGCGGGCTTTCCCGAAGACAATCCCTGGGGGGACCGTCAACTCGCCATTTCGGATATGACTTTTCTGAAAATGCTCAACAAGGGCGTCAGTCTTTCCAATCCGCCGGGTATTGCTTACGAGTACAGCAACATGGGTTTTGCCATGCTGGGTCGCATTATTACCGTGGTCAGCAAAATGCCCTATCAAACCTACATTGACCAGAACATTTTCAAGCCGCTGGGCATGACGCAGACCTTCTGGGAATATGCAAAAGTACCAGCTGACTTACTGGCTCACGGGTACCGCTGGGAAAATGAAAAATGGTCCGAAGAAAAGCTCTTGCACGATGGAGCCTACGGAGCCATGGGCGGTTTGATCACTTCCATTGAAGATTTCAGTAAGTATATGGCCTTTCATCAGGCTGCCTGGCCGCCTCGTAGTGAAGCAGGCTCTGGCCCAATTAGCCGGAGTTCAGTACGCGAAATGCACCAGCCCGCTAATTTTGCCAGTCTTGTTACCAATACGAAGGCCGACGGTAAGCCCTACAGCATCGCTACGGCTTACGCGTATGGCTTACGTTGGACCAAAGATTCGGACGATATTATGACGGTCGGACACAGCGGAGGCCTACCCGGCTTCGGCAGTAACTGGCGGATTTTGCCCGAGTATGGCATTGGTGTGGTGAGTTACATGAACCTCACGTATGCCAACGCCAACGCCCTCAACACGAAGATCATTGACCTGCTTCGGGTACAGGCCGATTTTCACAAGCGACAACTGCCCGTATCGAAAGTACTGGCTCAACGTAAAGAGGAAATCATCAAGGTTTTGCGGGACTGGAATCGGGCCAATCAATACCCCATTTTTGCGGAGAATTTCTTCCCCGATCATTCACAGGCCATCCGCAAGAAAGCCTCGGATGAACTCTTTGCCCGAATCGGCAAGATTGTAAGGGTGGGCGAACTGGTTCCAGAAAACCAGCTGCGGGGAGCTTTTATCATGGAAGGTGAAAAAGGAAAAGTACAGGTCTATTTCACACTTTCGCCGGAGAAACCCGCCCTGATTCAACAACTGGATCTGCGGGAAATACAGTAA
- the nuoL gene encoding NADH-quinone oxidoreductase subunit L, with amino-acid sequence MNLALLIPLLPFIGFLINGLGFRRIPKSLVGIIGTGAVVASFALVLSLFLNFSGEAQHIPVYDWITVGSLNISFSFQIDQLSLIMMLIITGIGSLIHLYSIGYMHHDEGFGKFFAFLNLFVFFMLLLVMGSNYLVMFIGWEGVGLCSYLLIGFWNQNPSYGYAARKAFVMNRIGDLGFLIGIFLILNQFESLEFASVFPAAAQLSVGDQGIFWITLCLFIGAMGKSAQIPLYTWLPDAMAGPTPVSALIHAATMVTAGIYMIVRSNVLYTLAPDTLHLVAWIALITALLAASIGLFQNDIKKVLAYSTVSQLGYMFLGLGVGAYTSGFFHVMTHAFFKALLFLGAGSVIHAMSNEQDIRYMGGLRKKLPVTFLTFLLGTIAISGIPPFAGFFSKDEILAHVFEHSPLMWGLAVIGSMMTAFYMFRLLFLTFFGEFRGTHEQEHHLHESPFSMTLPLIVLAILSVLGGFLNVPAVLGGSAKLSAYLDPIFAYSKQVNPEAFAETHLDHSTEFMLMGVSVAGAVLAIIFAFVLYVSRKSVPAPDAEITGLPKLVYHKYYIDELYDSLFIKPIQALSRVFYNVTDRLLIDRFGVEGLGNFVRGLSNEFRLLQTGTTSFYVFIMVMGIAAILMYSLRTLIFGN; translated from the coding sequence ATGAATCTAGCCCTGCTTATTCCTCTACTGCCCTTTATCGGTTTTCTAATTAACGGATTAGGATTCCGGCGAATTCCTAAATCTCTGGTTGGTATCATCGGCACCGGAGCTGTAGTAGCTTCCTTTGCCTTGGTGCTTAGTCTTTTCCTAAATTTTTCGGGTGAAGCTCAGCACATACCCGTGTACGACTGGATTACGGTTGGTTCGCTGAATATTTCCTTCAGCTTTCAGATTGACCAACTTTCACTGATTATGATGCTGATTATTACGGGAATTGGTTCGCTCATTCACCTGTACAGCATCGGCTACATGCACCACGACGAGGGCTTTGGCAAGTTCTTTGCCTTTCTTAACCTGTTCGTCTTCTTCATGCTTTTGCTGGTCATGGGCTCGAATTATCTGGTCATGTTTATTGGCTGGGAAGGCGTCGGTCTTTGTTCGTACCTGCTCATTGGGTTCTGGAATCAAAACCCTTCGTACGGCTACGCGGCCCGCAAGGCGTTTGTCATGAACCGAATTGGTGACTTAGGCTTTCTGATCGGTATTTTTCTGATTTTGAATCAATTCGAAAGTCTGGAGTTTGCGAGCGTATTCCCGGCGGCGGCCCAGCTGAGTGTAGGCGATCAGGGTATTTTCTGGATTACGCTTTGTCTGTTCATCGGAGCGATGGGTAAATCCGCTCAGATTCCCCTGTATACCTGGCTTCCCGACGCTATGGCCGGTCCAACGCCCGTATCGGCTCTGATCCACGCGGCGACGATGGTAACGGCGGGTATTTATATGATTGTTCGCTCGAATGTTTTGTACACGCTGGCACCGGATACGCTGCACCTGGTCGCCTGGATTGCCCTGATTACTGCTCTGCTGGCGGCTTCGATTGGTCTGTTCCAAAACGATATTAAGAAAGTACTCGCTTACTCTACGGTATCGCAGTTAGGCTATATGTTCCTGGGCTTGGGCGTTGGAGCGTATACTTCCGGCTTCTTCCACGTCATGACGCACGCGTTTTTCAAGGCACTGCTTTTCCTGGGAGCGGGTTCGGTTATTCACGCCATGAGCAACGAACAGGACATCCGGTACATGGGTGGCTTACGCAAGAAGCTACCGGTTACGTTCCTGACCTTTCTGCTCGGTACCATTGCGATTTCCGGGATTCCGCCGTTCGCGGGCTTCTTCTCCAAAGATGAAATTCTGGCTCATGTTTTCGAGCACAGTCCGCTGATGTGGGGGCTGGCCGTAATCGGTTCGATGATGACGGCATTCTACATGTTCCGTCTGCTTTTCCTGACCTTTTTCGGCGAATTCCGGGGCACGCACGAACAGGAACATCATCTGCACGAGTCGCCTTTTTCGATGACTTTGCCTCTGATCGTATTGGCGATATTATCCGTACTGGGCGGTTTTCTGAACGTACCCGCCGTACTGGGTGGTTCGGCGAAACTATCGGCGTATCTGGACCCGATCTTCGCTTATTCAAAACAGGTAAACCCCGAAGCCTTCGCCGAGACGCACCTCGACCACTCGACGGAATTCATGCTCATGGGTGTATCCGTAGCCGGAGCCGTTCTGGCGATCATCTTTGCTTTCGTGCTCTACGTTAGTCGGAAATCAGTACCTGCTCCAGATGCTGAAATAACGGGTTTACCCAAGCTGGTTTATCACAAATACTACATCGACGAGCTGTACGATTCGCTGTTTATCAAACCGATCCAGGCCCTTTCCCGCGTGTTCTACAATGTTACGGATCGACTCCTGATTGATCGTTTCGGCGTAGAAGGACTGGGTAATTTCGTTCGCGGCCTGTCGAATGAATTCCGGTTGCTGCAAACCGGTACTACTTCGTTCTACGTGTTCATCATGGTTATGGGCATTGCCGCCATCCTCATGTACAGCCTGCGTACGCTCATTTTTGGTAACTAA
- the nuoK gene encoding NADH-quinone oxidoreductase subunit NuoK: MIPEVVQTIPLQYYIYLATALFVIGIVGVLTRRNAIIIFMSVELMLNAVNLLLIAFSVYRSDPNGQVFVFFIMAVAAAEVAIGLALIVMIYRNVRSLDIGLLNKLKW; encoded by the coding sequence ATGATCCCCGAAGTTGTTCAGACCATACCGCTTCAGTACTACATTTATCTTGCTACAGCCCTTTTTGTGATTGGAATTGTGGGGGTACTGACCCGCCGAAATGCCATCATCATTTTTATGTCCGTCGAATTGATGTTGAATGCTGTCAACCTGTTGTTGATTGCCTTTTCGGTCTACCGCTCAGACCCCAATGGTCAGGTGTTTGTGTTCTTCATTATGGCCGTTGCGGCCGCTGAAGTAGCCATCGGTCTGGCCTTGATTGTCATGATTTACCGAAACGTTCGGTCCCTTGACATTGGCTTGCTAAATAAACTGAAGTGGTAA
- a CDS encoding NADH-quinone oxidoreductase subunit N has protein sequence MLSIISLSIFGILNLFLGFLKSRQVLLPATLLFLLVALVLNSLDWNDQALYFSDMLRVNNLFVNFSAIVLVTSLFVVSLSRSFGGDDEHTHPAEYYAILLFSVAGAMMMIGFENLIMLFVGVEVLSVAMYVLTGTDKRNLRSNEAALKYFLMGSFATGILLFGVAMIYGATGSFKLGGIATYVEVAIRYGSVSPLLYVGLLLLFIGMLFKVSAAPFHFWTPDVYEGAPTIFTAFMSTVVKTAGFAALYKLASVAFGGAYGFWAQTMAIITVLTLLVGNITAAYQSSFKRMMGYSSISHAGYLLLGVVANVSASPSAILFYSLAYSLATVSAFGVLMVVSEKKLYEGGADERYEAFNGLAKTNPLLAFVMTISMLSLAGIPLTAGFWGKFFIFSAAVQANLTSLLVIAVLMSCVGIYYYFRVIISMYLKPSDNNPVIVSNGFKLTLLLTTALTLLLGVFPDLVKNIF, from the coding sequence ATGCTCTCCATTATTTCTCTCTCTATTTTCGGCATTCTGAACCTGTTTTTGGGGTTCCTAAAGTCCCGGCAGGTACTCCTACCCGCTACGTTGCTCTTTCTACTGGTAGCCCTGGTACTGAACTCGCTCGACTGGAACGATCAGGCTCTGTATTTCAGCGACATGCTACGGGTGAATAACCTCTTTGTTAACTTCTCAGCAATTGTTCTGGTTACCTCACTTTTTGTGGTCAGCCTCTCCCGCAGCTTTGGGGGCGATGATGAGCACACGCACCCGGCGGAGTACTACGCCATTTTACTTTTTTCAGTAGCTGGGGCTATGATGATGATTGGTTTTGAAAACCTGATCATGCTTTTTGTGGGTGTGGAAGTATTGTCAGTAGCCATGTACGTATTGACGGGTACGGATAAACGTAACCTGCGTTCAAACGAAGCCGCTTTAAAGTATTTCCTGATGGGTTCGTTCGCCACGGGCATTTTACTTTTTGGCGTAGCCATGATTTACGGAGCTACGGGTTCCTTCAAACTAGGCGGGATTGCTACCTATGTGGAAGTTGCTATCCGCTACGGTTCGGTTTCTCCCCTACTGTATGTGGGCCTGTTGTTACTCTTTATCGGCATGCTTTTTAAAGTTTCGGCAGCTCCCTTCCACTTCTGGACGCCCGACGTATACGAAGGAGCTCCCACGATCTTCACGGCCTTTATGTCTACCGTTGTAAAGACGGCTGGCTTCGCGGCTCTGTATAAACTGGCCTCGGTAGCTTTTGGAGGAGCTTACGGTTTCTGGGCTCAGACGATGGCTATTATTACGGTACTGACGTTGCTCGTGGGCAATATTACGGCGGCGTACCAGAGCAGTTTCAAACGGATGATGGGGTATTCGAGCATTTCACACGCAGGCTATTTGCTCCTGGGTGTGGTAGCGAACGTTTCGGCTTCTCCCTCAGCTATTCTGTTTTATTCACTGGCGTATTCTCTGGCTACCGTTTCCGCCTTTGGGGTACTGATGGTGGTTTCGGAGAAAAAACTCTATGAAGGAGGTGCTGATGAACGCTACGAAGCTTTCAACGGCTTGGCTAAAACCAATCCTCTACTGGCTTTTGTTATGACGATTTCAATGCTTTCACTCGCCGGGATTCCATTAACAGCCGGTTTTTGGGGGAAATTTTTCATCTTTTCGGCGGCGGTTCAAGCGAATCTTACTTCCCTGTTAGTCATTGCCGTACTGATGTCCTGCGTAGGTATTTACTATTACTTCCGGGTAATTATTTCGATGTATTTAAAACCTAGTGATAATAATCCGGTTATCGTTAGCAACGGATTTAAATTAACTTTGCTCCTCACTACAGCATTAACACTCCTTTTGGGTGTTTTTCCTGACTTGGTGAAGAACATATTCTAG
- a CDS encoding GtrA family protein has translation MKQTLQQPLETKKSKLLNTRDLIAYFLVAGTGAAVQIIAGGFFREYMSYYASVSLGYIVSFIVGFVLTKLFAFDAKSSGQTRREMVKFGMVAVLSFFITLGGSSLALYVFNVIHPEPLFYEFPLSFLPEKARNINVKEFGGLLVGMGLSFTSNYIMHKTFTFKSTGFYDRIKDYLKGIPE, from the coding sequence TTGAAGCAGACCCTTCAGCAACCTTTGGAGACGAAGAAATCCAAGCTACTCAACACGCGTGATTTAATTGCCTACTTTCTTGTAGCCGGTACAGGAGCCGCCGTTCAAATTATTGCCGGCGGCTTTTTTCGGGAATACATGAGCTATTATGCTTCTGTATCCCTAGGTTACATTGTTTCTTTTATCGTTGGTTTTGTGCTAACGAAACTTTTTGCCTTTGATGCCAAGAGTTCTGGGCAGACCCGTCGTGAGATGGTTAAGTTTGGCATGGTGGCCGTTCTTTCCTTCTTTATTACGCTGGGGGGCTCGAGTCTGGCTCTCTACGTTTTCAATGTCATCCATCCCGAACCTCTCTTCTACGAATTCCCGCTGTCCTTTTTGCCGGAGAAAGCCCGCAATATTAACGTCAAGGAATTTGGTGGTCTACTCGTTGGTATGGGACTGAGTTTTACGAGCAACTACATCATGCACAAAACCTTTACTTTCAAATCAACGGGTTTTTACGATCGAATTAAAGATTATCTTAAAGGTATTCCCGAATAG
- a CDS encoding complex I subunit 4 family protein, with amino-acid sequence MLTLVLILIPLLVALVLLALRGGAVKRVALIASLAELALAVYVLASFQPDTTSQFSLSYHWIKSAGVQFAIGIDGISVLLVLLSTLLVPLIILSTFNHSYRNPSSFYALILFMQSALVGVFVAKDAFLFYFFFEAALIPIYFIAALWGGENRIKVTFKFFIYTIFGSLFMLLGLVYLYLQTPGTHSSLLTAFYGLNLSASQQGFLFWALFIGFAIKMPVFPFHTWQPDTYVESPTPATMLLAGIMLKMGTYGLIRIVLPIVPEGVQQWGLVAIVLAVIGIVYGSIIAIQQQDMKRLVAYSSFAHVGLMAAGIFSLTLDGLQGSLIQMLAHGINVVGLFFIVEIIFSRTQSRDLTQLGGITQNSPVLSVFFIIMVLGSVALPLTNGFIGEFLLLKGVFTYNTWLGVIAGTTIILGAVYMLRMVQKSMFGLQTTVTEQFTDLNLNEILVLAPLAVFVFWIGLFPNGFLKLTEPAVAELLRAMK; translated from the coding sequence ATGCTCACCCTTGTTCTCATACTCATTCCACTACTCGTTGCTCTGGTGTTGCTGGCCCTGCGGGGCGGGGCGGTCAAACGGGTAGCTCTGATCGCCTCCCTGGCTGAACTGGCTCTGGCCGTTTATGTGCTGGCGTCCTTTCAACCCGATACGACGAGTCAATTTTCCTTAAGTTATCACTGGATTAAATCCGCGGGCGTACAGTTTGCCATCGGTATCGACGGCATTAGTGTCTTACTGGTTTTGCTCAGTACGCTGCTGGTTCCGCTGATTATTCTATCGACATTCAACCATAGTTACCGTAATCCCTCTTCCTTCTACGCCCTGATTCTGTTCATGCAATCGGCGTTGGTTGGGGTGTTTGTGGCGAAAGATGCGTTTTTGTTCTACTTCTTTTTCGAAGCAGCCCTGATTCCGATTTACTTCATTGCGGCTCTGTGGGGCGGTGAAAACCGGATTAAGGTGACGTTCAAGTTCTTTATATACACCATTTTCGGTTCGTTATTCATGCTGTTGGGGCTGGTGTATCTGTACCTGCAAACGCCCGGTACGCACAGTTCTCTGCTCACCGCTTTTTACGGTTTGAACCTGTCAGCTTCGCAACAAGGTTTTCTCTTCTGGGCACTATTCATTGGATTTGCCATTAAAATGCCCGTTTTCCCCTTCCACACTTGGCAACCGGATACATACGTCGAGTCGCCTACGCCCGCCACAATGTTACTGGCGGGGATCATGCTGAAGATGGGAACCTACGGACTCATCCGTATCGTATTGCCGATCGTACCCGAAGGTGTGCAACAATGGGGACTCGTTGCCATTGTTCTGGCCGTAATTGGCATTGTGTACGGTTCAATTATTGCGATCCAGCAACAGGATATGAAGCGGCTGGTGGCGTACTCGTCGTTTGCTCACGTCGGACTGATGGCGGCGGGTATTTTCTCCCTGACGCTCGACGGCTTACAGGGTTCGCTTATTCAGATGCTGGCTCACGGGATCAACGTCGTCGGTCTGTTTTTTATCGTTGAAATCATTTTCAGTCGCACGCAATCCCGCGATTTGACTCAACTCGGCGGTATTACGCAAAATTCACCCGTACTCAGTGTTTTCTTTATCATCATGGTACTGGGTAGCGTGGCCCTGCCCCTGACCAATGGTTTTATCGGCGAGTTTTTATTACTGAAAGGCGTCTTTACCTACAATACCTGGCTAGGCGTTATTGCCGGTACGACGATTATTCTGGGAGCAGTGTATATGCTTCGAATGGTACAAAAATCTATGTTCGGTCTCCAAACTACCGTTACTGAACAGTTTACCGATTTGAATCTCAACGAAATTCTGGTGCTGGCTCCGCTGGCGGTGTTTGTCTTCTGGATCGGCCTGTTCCCGAACGGATTCCTGAAACTTACCGAACCTGCCGTAGCTGAATTGCTGCGAGCCATGAAATGA
- a CDS encoding aldo/keto reductase, with amino-acid sequence MEYRALGESGVKASAITFGAWAIGGWMWGGADRKEAVEAIRASIGEGVSSIDTAPIYGQGVSEDIVGEALAGISRDQVQILTKFGMRWDVQKGDFAFHTKDNDGQELDIYKYASRDSIIEECENSLRRLRTDYIDLYQIHWPDITTPIDETMEALQTLLQQGKIRAAGVCNYSLDQMKEANQTLKLASNQVPYSMVERTIEKDVVPYAIETQTAIIAYSPLQRGILTGKIKPGHTFAEGDHRPTTKFYKPENIERINAFLDKIRPIADEKQATLSQLVIRWTIDQPGITVALVGARNAEQAVQNARAAQIQLSSEEMNQINTSLSELVLAE; translated from the coding sequence ATGGAATATAGAGCATTAGGTGAATCAGGAGTAAAAGCTTCCGCCATTACGTTTGGAGCCTGGGCCATTGGCGGCTGGATGTGGGGCGGAGCCGACCGCAAAGAAGCCGTTGAAGCCATTCGAGCCTCCATTGGCGAGGGCGTTTCTTCGATTGATACGGCACCCATTTACGGTCAAGGCGTTAGTGAAGACATTGTGGGCGAAGCTCTGGCGGGCATTTCCCGTGATCAAGTACAGATCCTGACCAAGTTTGGAATGCGTTGGGATGTGCAGAAAGGCGATTTTGCCTTCCATACCAAAGACAACGACGGGCAGGAACTGGACATTTACAAATACGCTTCCCGCGATAGTATCATTGAAGAATGTGAAAATAGTCTGCGTCGCCTGCGTACCGACTATATTGATCTGTACCAAATCCATTGGCCCGACATCACTACACCGATAGACGAGACTATGGAAGCGTTGCAAACGCTGCTCCAGCAAGGTAAAATCCGGGCGGCGGGGGTTTGTAATTATTCGCTGGACCAGATGAAAGAAGCGAATCAAACGCTTAAGCTGGCTTCCAATCAGGTACCGTACAGCATGGTAGAGCGGACGATTGAAAAAGACGTTGTTCCGTACGCCATCGAAACGCAGACGGCCATCATTGCGTATAGTCCTTTGCAACGGGGTATTCTGACGGGGAAAATCAAACCCGGTCATACCTTTGCCGAAGGAGATCACCGCCCCACTACGAAGTTCTATAAGCCAGAAAATATTGAACGAATCAATGCTTTTCTGGATAAAATTCGTCCAATAGCCGATGAAAAACAGGCGACACTCTCGCAACTAGTCATTCGCTGGACGATTGATCAGCCCGGTATCACCGTAGCCCTTGTGGGAGCCCGGAACGCGGAACAGGCCGTTCAGAACGCTCGAGCCGCTCAGATTCAACTTTCGAGCGAGGAAATGAATCAAATTAATACGTCGCTTTCCGAGCTGGTACTCGCTGAATAA